A region from the Mycolicibacterium phlei genome encodes:
- a CDS encoding NADH:flavin oxidoreductase, with protein MNTQPNVFTPAKLGPVTLRNRIIKAATFEAATPDALVTDELINYHRLPAAGGVGMTTVAYCAVMPGGRTDGWQIWMRPEAVPGLKRLTEAIHAEGAAISAQIGHAGPVANARTNKAPALAPIRFFNPLSMKFARKATKEDIREVTEAHANAARLAIESGFDAVEIHLGHNYLASSFLSPLLNRRTDEFGGSLENRAKVARGVVRAVRQAVEKEGNPIAVTAKLTMTDGVRGGISIEESLQTAKWLEEDGCLDAIELTAGSSLVNPMYLFHGDAPIKEFAGAFKPPLRWGIRMTGKKFLREYPYREAFLLRHAREFRKELKMPLILLGGITNRETMDTAMAEGFEFVAMGRALLAEPDLLKRIQADSSVRSICDHCNKCMATIYSHTHCVLTGAPDNYQPSAANRGST; from the coding sequence ATGAACACTCAGCCCAATGTGTTCACCCCGGCCAAACTCGGCCCGGTGACGCTGCGCAACCGGATCATCAAGGCGGCGACGTTCGAGGCGGCCACGCCCGACGCGCTCGTCACCGACGAGCTGATCAACTACCACCGGCTGCCCGCGGCCGGGGGCGTCGGCATGACGACGGTCGCGTACTGCGCCGTCATGCCCGGCGGCCGCACCGACGGCTGGCAGATCTGGATGCGCCCGGAGGCGGTGCCGGGCCTCAAGCGGCTGACCGAGGCGATCCACGCCGAGGGCGCGGCAATCAGCGCGCAGATCGGCCACGCCGGCCCGGTCGCCAACGCCCGCACCAACAAGGCCCCCGCGCTGGCGCCCATCCGGTTCTTCAACCCGCTGTCGATGAAGTTCGCGCGCAAGGCCACCAAGGAGGACATCCGCGAGGTCACCGAGGCGCACGCCAACGCCGCCCGGCTGGCCATCGAGTCCGGCTTCGACGCCGTCGAGATCCACCTCGGCCACAACTACCTGGCCAGCTCGTTTTTGTCGCCGCTGTTGAACCGTCGCACCGACGAGTTCGGCGGCTCGCTGGAGAACCGCGCCAAGGTGGCCCGCGGCGTGGTGCGCGCGGTGCGCCAGGCGGTGGAGAAGGAGGGCAACCCGATCGCGGTCACCGCCAAGCTCACCATGACCGACGGGGTGCGCGGCGGCATCAGCATCGAGGAGTCGCTGCAGACCGCGAAGTGGCTCGAGGAGGACGGCTGCCTCGACGCCATCGAGTTGACCGCGGGCAGCTCGCTGGTCAACCCGATGTACCTGTTCCACGGCGACGCCCCGATCAAGGAGTTCGCCGGCGCCTTCAAGCCGCCGCTGCGGTGGGGCATCCGGATGACCGGCAAGAAGTTCCTGCGCGAGTACCCCTACCGCGAGGCGTTCCTACTGCGCCATGCCCGGGAGTTCCGCAAGGAGCTGAAGATGCCGCTGATCCTGCTCGGCGGCATCACCAACCGCGAGACCATGGACACCGCGATGGCCGAGGGCTTCGAGTTCGTCGCGATGGGCCGTGCGCTGCTGGCCGAACCCGATCTGCTCAAGCGGATTCAGGCCGACAGCTCGGTGCGCTCGATCTGCGACCACTGCAACAAGTGCATGGCCACCATCTACAGCCACACCCACTGTGTGCTGACCGGCGCACCGGACAATTATCAGCCCTCGGCGGCCAACCGCGGTTCGACGTAG
- a CDS encoding bifunctional methylenetetrahydrofolate dehydrogenase/methenyltetrahydrofolate cyclohydrolase, with translation MGAMTLDGKATRDEIFVDLKSRVAALTAAGQTPGLGTVLVGDDPGSHAYVRGKHADCAKVGINSIRRDLPADITQAQLEETIDELNANPECTGYIVQLPLPKHLNENAALERIDPGKDADGLHPTNLGRLVLNEPAPLPCTPRGIVHLLRRYEVPIAGAHVVVIGRGVTVGRPLGLLLTRRSENATVTLCHTGTRNLAELARQADIIVAAAGVPHMVTADMVKPGAAVVDVGVSRDDAGKLVGDVHPDVWEVAGHVSPNPGGVGPLTRAFLLTNVVERAEALAGR, from the coding sequence GTGGGTGCGATGACACTGGACGGCAAGGCCACGCGCGACGAGATCTTCGTCGACCTCAAGAGCCGGGTCGCGGCACTGACCGCGGCCGGCCAGACCCCCGGGCTGGGCACGGTGCTGGTCGGCGACGACCCGGGCTCACACGCCTACGTGCGCGGTAAGCACGCCGACTGCGCGAAGGTCGGCATCAACTCGATCCGCCGCGACCTGCCCGCCGACATCACCCAGGCGCAGCTCGAGGAGACCATCGACGAGCTCAACGCCAACCCGGAATGCACCGGGTACATCGTGCAGCTGCCGCTGCCGAAGCACCTGAACGAGAACGCGGCGCTGGAGCGTATCGACCCGGGCAAGGACGCCGACGGGCTGCACCCGACCAACCTGGGCCGGCTGGTGCTCAACGAGCCCGCCCCGCTGCCGTGCACCCCGCGCGGGATCGTGCACCTGCTGCGGCGCTACGAGGTGCCGATCGCCGGTGCGCACGTGGTGGTGATCGGCCGCGGGGTGACCGTCGGCCGCCCGCTCGGGCTGCTGCTGACCCGTCGCTCGGAGAACGCCACGGTCACGTTGTGCCACACCGGAACCCGTAACCTCGCCGAGCTGGCGCGGCAGGCCGACATCATCGTCGCCGCGGCGGGGGTGCCGCACATGGTCACCGCGGACATGGTCAAGCCGGGCGCGGCGGTGGTCGACGTGGGTGTCAGCCGCGACGACGCCGGCAAGCTGGTCGGCGATGTGCACCCCGACGTGTGGGAGGTGGCCGGTCACGTGTCGCCCAACCCGGGCGGGGTGGGCCCGCTGACCCGGGCGTTCCTGCTGACCAACGTCGTCGAACGCGCGGAGGCCCTCGCCGGACGGTGA
- a CDS encoding DUF3017 domain-containing protein, producing the protein MTAKEFARKVFAGQWPFWLVGLFVVAAFVLVIAGYWRRGALVLAIGVGVAGGLRLLLPDDRAGLLAVRTRLIDVATTATVSAAMLYIAWTIDPLGTS; encoded by the coding sequence GTGACCGCAAAGGAGTTCGCGCGCAAGGTCTTCGCCGGGCAGTGGCCGTTCTGGCTGGTCGGTCTGTTCGTGGTGGCCGCGTTCGTCCTGGTGATCGCCGGCTACTGGCGCCGCGGCGCGCTGGTGCTGGCGATCGGCGTCGGTGTCGCGGGGGGCCTGCGGCTGCTGCTTCCCGACGACCGCGCCGGGCTGCTCGCGGTGCGGACCCGGCTCATCGACGTCGCCACCACCGCCACGGTCAGCGCCGCGATGCTCTACATCGCCTGGACGATCGACCCGCTGGGCACGAGCTAG